In one Conger conger chromosome 5, fConCon1.1, whole genome shotgun sequence genomic region, the following are encoded:
- the opn8c gene encoding opsin 8, group member c: MCDDRSAHPARDGNNISIFVSKLTPGGDFGVGFTILTVVLLSLLGNGLVLAVSYRRRRKMTGSELLCVNLAVVDFLSCVLFYPLSILSSFSHTWRGCQLTCTYYGLGCFTFGLCGMFTIAAISVTRYLKTCYHLAHVSLEGSSVRLVCGGSWLVAASWSCFPLLGWGEYVPEPYGLSCTVAWERYHVSAKDAAYVLCSFVCFTFLPVLLIVVSQCRILLKIYRFSSALSARGVRTTLRRTERRLSLMFFCISLGFIVAWAPYTVVSLLSIFGGESGRMAPVGFVFPALFAKSSHVYNPFIYFYFNKVFWQELRALLASLCPMRKRSRRVEGAPAPGPLAPHPIQIQLQEPGRPQGPPRTSSLGGGSRPPGLAVYSCWASRMEPLPPREFVPVSA, encoded by the exons tgctgctgTCTCTCCTGGGTAACGGGCTGGTGTTGGCCGTGTCGTACCGCCGGCGGAGGAAGATGACGGGCTCGGAGCTGCTGTGCGTGAACCTGGCGGTGGTGGACTTCCTGTCGTGCGTCCTGTTCTACCCGCTCTCCATCCTGTCCTCGTTCAGCCACACCTGGCGCGGCTGCCAGCTCACCTGCACCTACTACGGCCTGGGCTGCTTCACCTTCGGCCTCTGCGGCATGTTCACCATCGCGGCCATCAGCGTCACGCGCTACCTGAAGACCTGCTACCACCTGGCGCACG TGTCCCTAGAGGGCAGCAGCGTGCGGCTGGTGTGCGGCGGGAGCTGGCTGGTGGCGGCGTCCTGGTCCTGCTTCCCGCTGCTGGGCTGGGGCGAGTACGTGCCCGAGCCCTACGGCCTGTCCTGCACCGTGGCCTGGGAGCGCTACCACGTCTCCGCCAAGGACGCCGCGTACGTGCTCTGCTCCTTCGTCTGCTTCACCTTCCTGCCCGTGCTCCTCATCGTCGTGTCGCAGTGCCGCATCCTGCTGAAGATCTACCGCTTCTCCTCGGCGCTCTCCGCCCGCGGCGTCCGCACCACCCTGCGCCGCACCGAGCGCCGCCTGTCCCTG atgttcttctgcatcaGCCTGGGCTTCATCGTGGCGTGGGCGCCCTACACCGTcgtctctctgctctccatctTCGGCGGCGAGAGCGGCCGCATGGCGCCCGTGGGCTTCGTCTTCCCCGCGCTGTTCGCCAAGAGCTCCCACGTCTACAACCCCTTCATCTACTTCTACTTCAACAAG gTGTTCTGGCAGGAGCTGCGGGCGTTGCTCGCGTCCCTGTGCCccatgaggaagaggagcagacgGGTGGAGGGGGCCCCGGCGCCCGGGCCCCTGGCCCCGCACCCCATACAGATCCAGCTCCAGGAGCCGGGCCGGCCCCAGGGCCCCCCCCGGACCAGCAGCCTGGGGGGCGGCTCACGACCCCCCGGCCTGGCCGTCTACTCCTGCTGGGCCTCCCGCATGGAGCCGCTGCCGCCCCGCGAGTTTGTGCCCGTGTCCGCCTGA